A stretch of Glandiceps talaboti chromosome 18, keGlaTala1.1, whole genome shotgun sequence DNA encodes these proteins:
- the LOC144449109 gene encoding uncharacterized protein LOC144449109 isoform X2, whose amino-acid sequence MTAAAAIFLSGNNYANIDRFAKVLSLKLLCQTTFNRIQRTCLVPCVDKFWKEHQLELCASFEGETLVLLGIIEATIKRAAHGLRKQ is encoded by the exons AtgacagcagcagcagcaataTTTTTGTCAGGCAACAACTATGCAAACATTGATAGGTTTGCCAAGGTGCTCTCTTTGAAGTTATTGTGTCAGACCACATTCAACAGAATACAAAGAACCTGCCTTGTACCATGCGTAGACAAATTTTGGAAGGAACACCAGTTAGAGCTATGTGCATCATTTGAGGGTGAAACACTGGTTCTACTTG GTATCATAGAGGCTACAATAAAAAGAGCAGCACATGGTCTACGAAAACAGTGA
- the LOC144449109 gene encoding uncharacterized protein LOC144449109 isoform X1 has protein sequence MNNACVLSLIKSESSQLRHVHYVIEYLRMAAHKLGPGRPMVSSSAKKGSRAVFTSGKINIFGQIDRWKAIKDKLTLKSNREVAEFLINWYHDHKECRRGEPLPSTSHHATMMEDPAFTTRQQDDEARSTAGVSWTAV, from the exons ATGAATAACGCATGCGTTCTATCGCTGATAAAAAGTGAATCGTCACAGTTACGTCACGTACACTACGTCATCGAATATCTCAGAATGGCGGCACATAAGCTTGGCCCCGGTCGTCCGATGGTAAGCAGTTCGGCTAAAAAAGGGTCACGAGCAGTGTTTACCTCagggaaaataaatatttttgggCAGATCGACCGCTGGAAAGCAATAAAGGACAAACTGACGTTGAAGAGTAATCGAGAAGTTGCGGAATTCTTGATAAACTG GTATCATGATCATAAGGAGTGTAGAAGGGGTGAACCACTGCCAAGTACATCACATCATGCTACAATGATGGAAGACCCAGCATTTACCACAAGGCAACAAGATGATGAAGCGAGGTCCACAGCTGgt GTCTCGTGGACAGCAGTGTAA
- the LOC144449109 gene encoding uncharacterized protein LOC144449109 isoform X3, producing the protein MMKRGPQLVSRGQQCKVTEQIITTTTSTPIHSYYMGAMKELSGPDISEISAASESDRHVQLDTSNTNGARNQF; encoded by the exons ATGATGAAGCGAGGTCCACAGCTGgt GTCTCGTGGACAGCAGTGTAAAGTTACTGAACAAATAATTACCACCACCACTTCAACCCCAATTCACAGCTATTACATGGGTGCAATGAAGGAATTAAGTGGTCCTGACATTTCTGAAATTTCTGCAGCAAGTGAATCAGATCG ACATGTCCAGCTGGACACCTCGAATACAAATGGTGCTCGCAACCAGTTCTGA